From Vitis vinifera cultivar Pinot Noir 40024 chromosome 5, ASM3070453v1, the proteins below share one genomic window:
- the LOC100268023 gene encoding inositol transporter 1 isoform X1 — protein sequence MTIDSLPGSSGYLDSYPGRRITYFSNGYILGLTAVAGIGGLLFGYDTGVISGALLYIKDDFEVVGQSSFLQETIVSMALVGAMIGAAAGGWINDAYGRKKATLLADIVFTIGAIVMAAAPNPYVLIAGRLLVGLGVGVASVTAPVYIAEASPSEIRGGLVSTNVLMITGGQFLSYLVNLAFTEVPGTWRWMLGVSGVPSVIQFSLMLFLPESPRWLYLKGNKSQAISVLSKIYDPERLEDEIDQLAAAAEEERQRKNAVRYRDVFKSKEMRLAFLAGAGLQAFQQFTGINTVMYYSPTIVQMAGFRSNQLALLLSLIVAAMNAAGTIVGIYLIDHVGRRRLALSSLSGVFVSLVILSGSFYMHSSGSGSGLYGWLAVLGLALYIACFSPGMGPVPWAVNSEIYPEAYRGICGGMSATINWISNLIVAQSFLSVATAVGTGATFLILAGVAVVAFVFVIVFLPETKGLTFEEMDQLWKERARGHSRGEGLLEDQDDNEAQ from the exons ATGACGATCGATTCCTTGCCGGGAAGTTCTGGTTATTTAGATTCATATCCCGGAAGAAGAATTACATATTTTAGTAATGGATATATATTGGGCTTGACAGCGGTTGCTGGTATAGGGGGACTACTGTTCGGCTATGACACAG GTGTGATATCAGGGGCCCTTCTGTATATTAAAGATGACTTTGAGGTAGTCGGTCAAAGTAGTTTCTTACAG GAAACAATTGTCAGCATGGCTTTGGTAGGGGCAATGATTGGAGCTGCAGCAGGAGGGTGGATTAATGATGCATATGGGCGTAAGAAAGCTACCCTTCTTGCTGATATTGTCTTCACAATTGGAGCAATTGTCATGGCTGCTGCACCCAATCCATATGTCCTTATAGCTGGACGGCTTTTGGTTGGTTTGGGCGTGGGTGTAGCATCTGTTACTGCTCCTGTATATATTGCAGAAGCATCCCCTTCAGAAATAAGGGGAGGGCTAGTGAGCACAAATGTGCTTATGATTACTGGTGGACAGTTTCTTTCCTACCTCGTTAATCTTGCTTTTACAGAG GTTCCAGGGACATGGCGATGGATGCTAGGAGTTTCAGGTGTGCCATCTGTTATTCAGTTCTCACTTATGCTATTTTTGCCAGAGTCCCCTCGCTGGCTTTACCTGAAG GGCAATAAATCTCAAGCTATTTCTGTGCTTTCAAAAATTTATGACCCTGAAAGGTTAGAGGATGAGATTGATCAGCTTGCTGCGGCAGCAGAGGAAGAACGTCAGAGAAAGAATGCCGTCAGATACCGGgatgttttcaaatcaaaagaaatgaGGCTTGCATTTTTGGCTGGGGCTGGACTTCAG GCATTCCAGCAGTTCACTGGCATCAACACAGTCATGTACTACAGCCCAACAATTGTCCAGATGGCGGGATTTCGCTCAAACCAGTTAGCACTTCTCCTATCCCTCATTGTGGCTGCCATGAACGCCGCTGGAACAATAGTTGGCATTTACCTCATTGACCATGTGGGGCGACGGAGGTTGGCGCTATCAAGCTTATCGGGTGTATTCGTGTCCCTTGTCATTCTCTCAGGATCATTCTACATGCATTCATCTGGTTCTGGGAGTGGACTCTATGGGTGGCTTGCAGTTTTGGGTTTAGCTTTGTACATTGCTTGCTTTTCCCCTGGAATGGGCCCTGTGCCATGGGCTGTGAACTCAGAGATATACCCTGAGGCATACCGGGGAATTTGTGGGGGCATGTCAGCTACCATTAACTGGATCTCAAATCTGATTGTTGCCCAGTCTTTTCTCTCAGTCGCTACTGCCGTGGGCACTGGTGCAACTTTCTTGATTCTTGCAGGTGTGGCTGTTGTAGCATTTGTGTTTGTGATTGTGTTTTTGCCTGAAACCAAGGGGTTGACATTTGAAGAAATGGACCAGCTCTGGAAGGAGAGGGCTAGAGGCCATTCCCGTGGAGAAGGCCTTCTTGAGGACCAAGACGATAATGAGGCCCAGTAG
- the LOC100268023 gene encoding inositol transporter 1 isoform X2: MALVGAMIGAAAGGWINDAYGRKKATLLADIVFTIGAIVMAAAPNPYVLIAGRLLVGLGVGVASVTAPVYIAEASPSEIRGGLVSTNVLMITGGQFLSYLVNLAFTEVPGTWRWMLGVSGVPSVIQFSLMLFLPESPRWLYLKGNKSQAISVLSKIYDPERLEDEIDQLAAAAEEERQRKNAVRYRDVFKSKEMRLAFLAGAGLQAFQQFTGINTVMYYSPTIVQMAGFRSNQLALLLSLIVAAMNAAGTIVGIYLIDHVGRRRLALSSLSGVFVSLVILSGSFYMHSSGSGSGLYGWLAVLGLALYIACFSPGMGPVPWAVNSEIYPEAYRGICGGMSATINWISNLIVAQSFLSVATAVGTGATFLILAGVAVVAFVFVIVFLPETKGLTFEEMDQLWKERARGHSRGEGLLEDQDDNEAQ; encoded by the exons ATGGCTTTGGTAGGGGCAATGATTGGAGCTGCAGCAGGAGGGTGGATTAATGATGCATATGGGCGTAAGAAAGCTACCCTTCTTGCTGATATTGTCTTCACAATTGGAGCAATTGTCATGGCTGCTGCACCCAATCCATATGTCCTTATAGCTGGACGGCTTTTGGTTGGTTTGGGCGTGGGTGTAGCATCTGTTACTGCTCCTGTATATATTGCAGAAGCATCCCCTTCAGAAATAAGGGGAGGGCTAGTGAGCACAAATGTGCTTATGATTACTGGTGGACAGTTTCTTTCCTACCTCGTTAATCTTGCTTTTACAGAG GTTCCAGGGACATGGCGATGGATGCTAGGAGTTTCAGGTGTGCCATCTGTTATTCAGTTCTCACTTATGCTATTTTTGCCAGAGTCCCCTCGCTGGCTTTACCTGAAG GGCAATAAATCTCAAGCTATTTCTGTGCTTTCAAAAATTTATGACCCTGAAAGGTTAGAGGATGAGATTGATCAGCTTGCTGCGGCAGCAGAGGAAGAACGTCAGAGAAAGAATGCCGTCAGATACCGGgatgttttcaaatcaaaagaaatgaGGCTTGCATTTTTGGCTGGGGCTGGACTTCAG GCATTCCAGCAGTTCACTGGCATCAACACAGTCATGTACTACAGCCCAACAATTGTCCAGATGGCGGGATTTCGCTCAAACCAGTTAGCACTTCTCCTATCCCTCATTGTGGCTGCCATGAACGCCGCTGGAACAATAGTTGGCATTTACCTCATTGACCATGTGGGGCGACGGAGGTTGGCGCTATCAAGCTTATCGGGTGTATTCGTGTCCCTTGTCATTCTCTCAGGATCATTCTACATGCATTCATCTGGTTCTGGGAGTGGACTCTATGGGTGGCTTGCAGTTTTGGGTTTAGCTTTGTACATTGCTTGCTTTTCCCCTGGAATGGGCCCTGTGCCATGGGCTGTGAACTCAGAGATATACCCTGAGGCATACCGGGGAATTTGTGGGGGCATGTCAGCTACCATTAACTGGATCTCAAATCTGATTGTTGCCCAGTCTTTTCTCTCAGTCGCTACTGCCGTGGGCACTGGTGCAACTTTCTTGATTCTTGCAGGTGTGGCTGTTGTAGCATTTGTGTTTGTGATTGTGTTTTTGCCTGAAACCAAGGGGTTGACATTTGAAGAAATGGACCAGCTCTGGAAGGAGAGGGCTAGAGGCCATTCCCGTGGAGAAGGCCTTCTTGAGGACCAAGACGATAATGAGGCCCAGTAG